The following coding sequences lie in one Streptomyces xiamenensis genomic window:
- a CDS encoding MFS transporter, producing MIPGTAGSRHLRPWHYIAAAYTFAVGMAGTTLPTPLYGLYQRQIGFSSFLVTVIFATYAVGVIAVLVLAGDLSDLRGRRPVLLIALLLSMAAAGCFLAEGGLPWLLAGRLLSGFSAGLLTGTATVTVMELAPPGGRERAAFAATAANMGGLGCGPLLAGVLAEYAPAPLRLPYLAHLGLLVVACALTAALPETARPDRPPPPLRIRPPGVPHQVRTAFVPAALAGFAGFAMFGLFTSVAPTFMATHLGVHNLAVSGAVVFSAFASSTAGQLTAGRLPGTRALPAGCFLLVAGMLLIGASLLTGELALLLAGAIVGGTGQGLAFRAGVTAVTTRAPRERRGETTSAFFVVAYLGISLPVLGVGALTLVIGLRDAGLVFTGCVTLLAVAIGLHLLRSPAAGPGSPGRP from the coding sequence ATGATTCCGGGTACGGCCGGTTCCCGGCACCTCCGGCCATGGCACTACATCGCCGCCGCGTACACCTTCGCCGTCGGCATGGCCGGTACCACCCTGCCGACCCCCCTGTACGGCCTCTACCAGCGCCAGATCGGCTTCTCCTCCTTTCTCGTGACGGTCATCTTCGCGACCTACGCGGTCGGCGTCATCGCCGTGCTCGTGCTCGCCGGAGACCTGTCCGACCTGCGCGGACGGCGCCCGGTCCTGCTCATCGCGCTGCTCCTGTCCATGGCGGCCGCCGGCTGCTTCCTCGCCGAGGGCGGACTGCCCTGGCTGCTGGCCGGCCGCCTCCTGTCCGGCTTCTCCGCCGGCCTGCTCACGGGCACCGCCACCGTCACCGTCATGGAACTGGCCCCGCCCGGCGGCCGCGAACGCGCCGCGTTCGCCGCCACCGCCGCCAACATGGGCGGCCTCGGGTGCGGACCCCTGCTGGCCGGGGTACTCGCCGAGTACGCCCCGGCGCCCCTGCGGCTGCCCTACCTCGCCCATCTGGGACTTCTCGTGGTGGCCTGCGCCCTCACCGCGGCGCTGCCCGAGACCGCCCGCCCGGACCGCCCGCCGCCCCCGCTGCGAATCCGCCCGCCCGGGGTGCCGCACCAGGTCCGCACGGCGTTCGTCCCGGCGGCCCTGGCCGGATTCGCGGGCTTCGCCATGTTCGGCCTGTTCACCTCGGTCGCGCCCACCTTCATGGCCACCCACCTCGGGGTGCACAACCTGGCCGTCTCCGGCGCCGTGGTCTTCTCCGCGTTCGCCTCCTCCACCGCCGGCCAGCTGACGGCGGGCCGGCTGCCCGGCACCCGGGCGCTGCCCGCCGGCTGTTTCCTCCTGGTGGCCGGCATGCTGCTGATCGGCGCCTCGCTGCTCACGGGTGAACTGGCGCTGCTCCTGGCCGGCGCGATCGTGGGCGGCACGGGACAGGGGCTCGCCTTCCGCGCCGGGGTGACCGCGGTGACCACGCGCGCCCCCCGGGAACGCCGGGGCGAGACCACCTCCGCGTTCTTCGTGGTCGCCTACCTCGGGATCTCCCTGCCCGTGCTGGGCGTGGGCGCCCTCACCCTCGTCATCGGACTGCGCGACGCCGGACTCGTCTTCACCGGCTGCGTGACGCTGCTGGCCGTGGCCATCGGCCTCCACCTGCTGAGATCCCCGGCCGCCGGCCCGGGATCGCCGGGCCGCCCCTGA
- a CDS encoding aldo/keto reductase, translating to MTATIDLNDGTSIPQLGFGTYLVPPQDTAATVGSALEAGYRHIDTAQMYGNEAEVGQAVADSGLPRQELYLTSKLDNGNHRPDDVRRTFEESLTRLGLERLDLFLIHWPLPTRYDGDYVSTWKAVADLIGEGTLRSAGVSNFEPDHLERIIGETGIVPAVNQIEVHPYFPNERAREASLRHGIAVEAWGPLGQGAVLGDEAVASIAERTGRTPAQVILRWHIQRGDIVFPKSMNRARMEENARIFDFELSPEDVRAINGLDRGPAGRGGPDPNTFDYVG from the coding sequence ATGACAGCGACGATCGACCTGAACGACGGCACGTCCATCCCGCAGCTCGGCTTCGGTACCTACCTGGTGCCGCCGCAGGACACCGCGGCCACGGTCGGATCGGCTCTGGAGGCGGGCTACCGGCACATCGACACCGCCCAGATGTACGGCAACGAGGCGGAGGTCGGCCAAGCCGTCGCCGACAGTGGCCTGCCGCGCCAGGAGCTGTACCTCACCAGCAAGCTCGACAACGGCAACCACCGCCCGGACGACGTACGGCGCACCTTCGAGGAATCCCTCACCAGGCTCGGTCTGGAGCGGCTCGACCTGTTCCTGATCCACTGGCCGCTGCCCACCCGGTACGACGGCGACTACGTCTCCACCTGGAAGGCCGTCGCCGACCTCATCGGCGAGGGCACGCTGCGGTCGGCCGGTGTCTCCAACTTCGAGCCGGACCACCTGGAGCGGATCATCGGCGAGACCGGGATCGTCCCCGCCGTCAACCAGATCGAGGTCCACCCGTACTTCCCCAACGAGCGGGCCCGCGAGGCGTCCCTGCGGCACGGCATCGCCGTCGAGGCGTGGGGGCCGCTCGGCCAGGGCGCCGTCCTGGGCGACGAGGCCGTCGCCTCCATCGCGGAGCGCACCGGCCGTACCCCCGCCCAGGTGATCCTGCGCTGGCACATCCAGCGCGGGGACATCGTCTTCCCGAAGTCCATGAACCGCGCGCGCATGGAGGAGAACGCCCGCATCTTCGACTTCGAGCTCTCCCCGGAGGACGTCCGGGCCATCAACGGCCTGGACCGCGGCCCGGCCGGACGCGGCGGCCCGGACCCCAACACCTTCGACTACGTGGGCTGA
- a CDS encoding ArsR/SmtB family transcription factor: MTDDVFRALADPTRRRILDELAERDGQTLFEICARLVTKHGLGLTRQAISQHLGVLESAGLIRTRREGRYKFHDLHTQPLEHIVTRWLRHPPEDTP; the protein is encoded by the coding sequence GTGACGGACGACGTTTTCAGGGCCCTGGCCGATCCCACCCGGCGGCGCATACTCGATGAGCTGGCGGAACGCGACGGTCAGACCCTGTTCGAGATCTGTGCACGACTGGTGACCAAGCACGGTCTGGGGCTGACCCGGCAGGCCATAAGCCAGCACCTGGGCGTGCTGGAATCCGCCGGCCTGATCAGGACCCGGCGCGAGGGCCGCTACAAGTTCCACGATCTCCACACCCAGCCACTCGAGCACATCGTCACGCGGTGGCTCAGGCATCCCCCGGAGGACACCCCATGA
- a CDS encoding PP2C family protein-serine/threonine phosphatase, whose protein sequence is MTRIRQRTSPDALQAIDPPPTTELVAGVLLVTVLVEVLGVLSGSTVWLLGLLIFLPGTASALCTVAQTRFVAAWTTVVVLLTLLVRDRESGHWLDRVLLVLLTLALGSLSVYACHRRIKREHEMLRLRSTAAAMQRHILRPLPLLTDHVLVSGVYEPVQEERLVGGDIYDVVASPWGTRILIGDVQGKGLAAVGAAFAVIGAFREAAHREPTLTALVDALDASVVRHNSYAEQLGDDERFVTALVVSVDAGTETQFVNCGHIPPRLVHDGAVTAPALDSGVPLGLAALAAEPATVGWFDFPTGSTLLLTTDGLTETRAGDGTFYPVDERLRNLAGRSRSELPKALYDDARSFAGRAEQQDDVAVLSVRRSPHR, encoded by the coding sequence ATGACCCGCATCCGCCAAAGGACGTCTCCCGACGCCCTCCAGGCCATCGATCCGCCGCCCACCACGGAGCTGGTCGCCGGCGTGCTGCTGGTGACGGTGCTGGTCGAAGTCCTCGGGGTGCTGTCCGGTTCCACGGTCTGGCTGCTGGGGCTGCTGATCTTCCTGCCGGGCACGGCGTCGGCGCTGTGCACCGTGGCCCAGACACGGTTCGTGGCCGCCTGGACCACCGTCGTCGTCCTGCTCACCCTGCTGGTGCGCGACCGGGAGAGCGGCCACTGGCTGGACCGGGTGCTGCTGGTGCTGCTCACCCTCGCCCTGGGGTCGCTCTCCGTCTACGCCTGCCACCGGCGCATCAAGCGCGAGCACGAGATGCTGCGGCTGCGCTCCACCGCCGCCGCGATGCAGCGGCACATCCTGCGCCCGCTGCCCCTGCTCACCGACCACGTGCTGGTCAGCGGCGTCTACGAGCCCGTTCAGGAGGAGCGGCTGGTGGGCGGGGACATCTACGACGTCGTCGCCTCGCCGTGGGGCACCCGCATCCTGATCGGCGACGTGCAGGGCAAGGGGCTGGCCGCGGTGGGCGCCGCGTTCGCCGTCATCGGTGCCTTCCGCGAGGCCGCCCACCGCGAGCCGACCCTCACGGCGCTCGTGGACGCCCTGGACGCCTCGGTCGTGCGCCACAACTCGTACGCCGAGCAGTTGGGCGACGACGAACGCTTCGTCACCGCGCTCGTCGTCAGCGTGGACGCCGGCACCGAGACACAGTTCGTCAACTGCGGTCACATCCCGCCCCGGCTGGTGCACGACGGTGCCGTCACCGCCCCGGCCCTCGATTCCGGCGTCCCACTGGGCCTCGCCGCGCTGGCGGCCGAGCCGGCGACGGTGGGCTGGTTCGACTTCCCCACCGGTTCGACCCTGCTGCTGACCACCGACGGGCTCACCGAGACCCGTGCCGGCGACGGGACGTTCTACCCGGTCGACGAGCGGCTGCGGAACCTCGCCGGCCGCTCCCGCAGCGAGCTGCCGAAGGCGCTGTACGACGACGCCCGGTCCTTCGCGGGCAGGGCCGAGCAGCAGGACGATGTCGCCGTCCTGAGTGTCCGCCGTTCCCCGCACCGCTGA